The Triticum aestivum cultivar Chinese Spring chromosome 7B, IWGSC CS RefSeq v2.1, whole genome shotgun sequence genome window below encodes:
- the LOC123160207 gene encoding lipid phosphate phosphatase 2, protein MPPPATPAPSAAVQPCLRTHGKEVARLHLFDWIVLLLLVATTGALGLVQPFHRFVAQDMMSDLRYPMKGSTVPDWAVPVIAIVVPMVFIVGTYIKRRNVYDLHHATLGLLFSVLITAIVTVAIKDAVGRPRPDFFWRCFPDGVPKYNNVTRDVICDGKPGVIKEGYKSFPSGHASGAFAGLGFLSWYLAGKLKAFDRRGHVAKLCVVLLPLLMATMVAISRVTDYWHHWQDVFAGGVLGLVVASFCYLQFFPPPYSEHGVWPHAYLEHIRRPEGEMQGQSTTNSNMHHNSLPLDLSGSNETRTTSHALDSMEEGSRDQ, encoded by the exons atgccgccgccggcgacccctGCCCCGAGCGCCGCGGTGCAACCATGCCTGAGGACGCACGGAAAGGAGGTCGCTAGGCTGCACCTGTTCGACTGGATCGTGCTGCTCCTGCTCGTCGCCACGACCGGCGCGCTCGGCCTGGTCCAGCCGTTCCACCGCTTCGTGGCACAAGACATGATGTCGGACCTCCGGTACCCCATGAAGGGCAGCACCGTGCCCGACTGGGCCGTGCCG GTCATTGCCATCGTTGTGCCGATGGTTTTCATCGTCGGAACATACATCAAGAGGAGGAACGTCTATGACCTGCATCACGCTACCCTTG GCCtcctgttttccgttcttataacTGCTATCGTGACCGTTGCGATCAAGGATGCGGTTGGCCGGCCGCGCCCGGACTTCTTTTGGCGCTGCTTTCCTGATGGAGTGCCG AAGTACAACAACGTCACCCGAGATGTGATATGCGACGGTAAACCGGGCGTAATCAAAGAGGGGTACAAGAGCTTCCCGAGTGGGCATGCTTCAG GTGCTTTTGCTGGGCTTGGATTTCTGTCATGGTACCTGGCAGGCAAACTGAAGGCCTTCGACCGAAGAGGCCACGTCGCCAAGCTCTGCGTCGTTCTTCTGCCACTGCTTATGGCAACAATGGTTGCAATATCGCGGGTGACTGACTACTGGCACCACTGGCAGGATGTGTTTGCTGGTGGAGTCCTTG GATTGGTGGTTGCTTCGTTTTGCTACCTTCAGTTCTTTCCGCCACCCTACAGTGAACATG GAGTTTGGCCTCATGCGTACTTGGAGCACATTCGTCGTCCGGAGGGTGAAATGCAAGGGCAATCAACAACAAACTCAAATATGCACCATAACTCACTGCCACTTGATCTTTCTGGATCAAATGAGACGAGAACCACCAGCCATGCACTGGATTCCATGGAAGAAGGGAGCAGAGATCAGTGA